Sequence from the Phragmites australis chromosome 6, lpPhrAust1.1, whole genome shotgun sequence genome:
AATGATTTCACATGAATTTTATACAATGATTTCACATGAATTTTATAAAGGACGGGCCAAATATCGAAGAAGTCAATGAAAACAAAATTAACGCAATCCGAGCAGCGCCATAATCTACTTGTTGGGGGTACTTGGGTTGGGTCTTGGGTGGCTAGTGCTTCTGTTCAAAAGCCAGTAAGAACTCACTCGATTGCACGCTGAAAATGGCTAATTGCGATttgaaaataaacaaagtgcCTGGTTGTCGAGTCTACCTAAGCAGAGAGCTGTGGCGAACAGGTCTCACCGGTAGGCCTCGGCATTCggtttttcttatttttcccGGTTTGGTTTTTGATGTATAAATAATTCGGTTTTCAGAACATGCAAACCAAAGATGATGAAAAATGTTGGAAAACATCCCATTTGGTTTCGGTTTTTGTGGTTCGGTTTTCGGTTTTGCTAGGGTTTTGCCAGCCTTGGTGCCCACCACCGGGTCAAGCGGACGGAGGGGGCTCAGGGGACAATCTACGTGATTCGGTTTTGGTTCGGTTTTGGTTCGGTTCTGGTTTTTTCCAGGCCTACTCACCAGGCAAGGTAGGTGCACGCGGTGCTGCTCCTGTAGTTGTGGTAGCGCACGCAACCTTACTTGTTAATCacatcatgaatcaaacaacttCTCCTCATGATGATTCAATTTGCTGGCTAAACCACAGACTAAGCAATTTCTCGCCGTACCTAAGCGCCATTTTGTGGACTCAACTCCTCCTTTTGATGTACACGCGAGTACTTTCATCCATATTATCTGTAAGAATGTGATAAAGTAGCATACTCGTATGTATGAATGTAGTGTACgcgtatatacatatacattatCTTGTAATCGCAAAAAAAAACACTCTTTTTTTACTGATAGAGATTTTTTATGGACTCAATTTTTACGGATAGGTATTTTTCATTAAGAACAAAAAATGATTCTAAATCCGAGAACAAAATAACTCGAAGCTGAGTGACGAAAGAACAAGAAATGATTCTAAATCCGAGCAGAAATTTCTGTTATCACAGGGCGTACGCCGACACCTTCTACCCCTTGGTGCGCGGCGTGGCAACCCATTCCTGCCTTCTTGGTCCTTCTTTCCTTCCTGTAATAACAGAAATTCTCGCCTCCTTAATCCTTATTtgtaacaaataaaaaagaaaagagatttCCATTGTGGTTACCCAAGATCAAGATGCCACCTCAAAAGTCCAAAGCTGCTGGGCATGAAGATAAGTTTCTTTAATCCctccatgcctccatggattAGTTCACAGTGGTTAACCCCGGCCCGATCCAATCCTGCGCCGGCACCCAGCCATAATATTCCAAGGATCCCAGCGCGGACAACCAATGGCAGCCCGCCAGGCACCACTCCATGGCATTTAGCAGTAAACAAGCGGCGGAGACGCTGACCTGCGGTGTAGTAAGATTTGGGAAGCTGCGACTCGACATTGCAGCAGTGGCCATTGCCGGATTTTCAACCATCTCTTGCGTTCGTTGGTTGGTCGGCCATGGTGATGGAGGTGGAGGCCGACATGGAGCGGGTGCTCGAGCGCTTCGACCTCATCCTCGACCGCGACGGCCGGAGGAATTCATGTGAGCGTTTGGTGGAGACGTGTAGTGGTGCTGCTGCTCTGTTCTCGATCGGTTGATGTCCAAGAAAGCGGCTGATCATGGCTGTTTCGGTGGATCCGTGCGTGAGCGTGCAGGTGGGACAGGGAGTGATCTGAGCAggagcggcggaggaggagcggcgggggaagaaggcggcggcggcgtggtgaAGGAGCGGATCGCGCGGGCGCTAAGGATttacaaggaggaggaggaggcggacgtGGACGGCGAGCGAGGCGGCGTGCTGGTGCAGGTGTGGGCGCCGGCGAGGGACGGCGACCGCCGCGTGCTGGCCACCCGGGGGCAGCCGTTCGTGCTGGCGCCGCCGCAGTGCCACCGGCTGTTCCAGTACCGGACGGTGTCGCTCACTCACGCCTTCCCCGTCGGCGGCGCCGGCGTCCCCGGGGAGCGCGGGCTGCCAGGGCGGGTGTTCGACGCGGGGGCGCCGGAGTGGACGCCCAACGTGCAGTACTACGGCAGCGGCGAGTACGCGCGCATCAGCTACGCCCTCATCTACGACATCCAGGCCGCCCTAGCGCTGCCCATCCTTGACCCCGACACCGGCTCCTGCCTCGCCGTGCTCGAGCTGGTCATGACCTCGCCGAGGCTCCGCTTCGCCGCCGTGGTCGACAAGCTCTCCAAGGCTCTCCAGGTGAGCTAGCTCCTCTGCTCCAACTCTTGATCTGCCCATCGATCTTGCTGCTGATGCAACACCATCTCTCATGAAATGTTCAAGTTCCATGTACTGTAAAAACTTCACAATAATCAACATTAGTGACACTTAGGCCCCGTTGGAACACAGGAAATGTTCTTTTTTTGTTCACGTTTCCTTATCTTCAGGCGTCTAAAATCGCGCGCTGTGTTCGCTGGCGAGTTTAGGGGAGAGGTTAGGGTTAAGGGTTCATCGGTGACTCTAGGAGCTAGAGGGAGGCTGGTGTGGTGGCCAGACCAACGGTGGGCTGCGGTGGGCTGcggcgaggcggcggtggcgccgccGGAATCGTGGGCAGCAAGCGGGCGGTGGGGGAATTCGTAAATGAATTGTTTAGTGTGGCGGCAGGCAAGAGTGAGAAACGCAGGATAGAAGAAATAACCGGAGGTTGAAGATAAAGTTTTGCGTGTTGGATGGAGATCGAACGGTCACGAGAGATGTCATCCGAAAGGAGCTCTGTTTTCACGCATCTGAAAATTAGcatcttccttttttttatgaaattcataCGTTTTGACCATTACTGTATGTACCAATGCAATGCAGGCCGTGGCACTAAGAAGTTCAGAGATCTGCTGCCCTCCGCCCGAGGTGCGAAATGCGATCACATGAGATTTCAAGAATGAAAACACTGGTTCTTCTCATGATCCATTCGTGTTCATCTACTGATGCAATGCCATTTCTCTCAAACTAGATTTGCAACGACGAGGCGGCTGATCAGCGAGCCATGTCCGGGATTTCAGAGCTCCTGACCACGGTGTGCGAAGCTCACAGGCTGCCACTGGCACAGACCTGGGTCAGATGCAAGCGCTGCAACCCCGACACGCGACGCGGCGCCGCTCTGACGGCGGAAGGCGCGCCCTTCCACCTCGCCGACGAGGGCGTCCGCGGCTTCCGCGACGCCTGCGCCGAGCACCACCTGCGTTCCGGCCGGGGGGGACTCGTCGAGGAGGCGGACGCGGCGCGGAAGCCCCGCTTCTGCGCCGACGTGACCAGGTACTCCATGGACGCGTACCCGCTCGCGCACCACGCGCGCTTCTGCGGCCTGGTGAGTTGCCTCGCCGTGAGCGTGCAGCTGTGGCGCGACGACGACGCGTCCATGGACGGTGGCCACGGCCGGGAAGAGTGTGTGCTGGAGTTCTTTCTCCCGCCGGACTGCAGAGACGGCGCGGCGCAGAAGGGGATGGTGGAGGCCGTCGTTGCCACAATCATGGAACGCTTTGGCAATGGCGATCTGAAAGCTATCGCGATAAGCGGCTTGCaagatttgaattttgagattgTTGCAGATGGAGAGTGTGTGGTACGGCCTGATCGTGTCATCGTGGCTGATACCCATGAGCTCGAGCTGAACGAACATGGAGGAGACAAGAAGGATTCTGATGAGGAGGATGTGCATCTGGCAGCAGCTGTGGGTAGTGCAGACATTGAAGCACCCAAGATGAACAATGGTGAACAAAAGGAAGGTGAGAATCCAAGATCACGAGttggcaagaagaagaagaagaaggggaaaaGAAAGGGTGAAAAAACTGTGAGTTTGGAGGAACTGCAGAGATACTTTTCTGGGAGCCTGAAAGATGCAGCGACGAGCCTTGGCGGTAAGACAATTTGTCAAGAACGACCTTGAATTCCTTGGTGAAATTTATGCGCCAACGCGCATTGTCCAGACATTTTTGACATAAACCATGTCCATGACCAAAAAGTTGGATCATCAGTCAGGTAACACGTCTCTCTTCTTGTGCAGTTAGTCCGACAACGATGAAGCGCATCTGCAGACAGCACGGCATCTCCAGATGGCCCTTTCGCAAGATCGCCAAGGCGAACCGCTCCCTTGACAAGATCAAGCATGTCTTCGAATCGGTGCAATACTCATCAAAGcccatggctgctgctgcttctcagCAAGCTGCAGCTGTGGCTGTTGCACGCCGTCCTCCTGCTCTGCCATGCCTATCAAGTGCTCTGGGAGTGGCCTCCTCCCAAGGCTCATGCCAAGAGCCTCCTCCCCTCAAGAACACCGCATTGCGCACGCCTTTGCGTGGCGGGGACGCCTGGGTGGTGACCGTCAAGGCCAGCTACAGAGGAGACATCATCAGGTTCAGGGTGCCGTGCTCTGCCGGTGTCGCGGCTGTGAAGATGGAGGTGGCCAAGAGGCTGGGACTGGAGGCCAGTTCATTTTATGTCAAGTACCTCGACGATGACAACGAGTGGGTGCTCCTGTCCTGCGACGCCGACTTCCAGGAGTGCCTCGACGTCGTCCCGGCGTTGTCAGCAGCGTCGTCGTCTGGCTCCGGAGCGGCTCAGCCGGTGGTCAGGCTGATGGTGCAGGAGGTGGCTGACATCCATGGGAGCTCCTGTGGCAGCTCAGATTAGTCACAGAACTAGAGGTGTAGGGCTTAACCAATGCATGCTACATGCATTTTGACAGAGTCGGTTTTCTCTGTTCTTCTGTCAGTTGCTCGCACGTCCTGCCACTCCTTCGATTCTTCAGTTTCGTCAGTTTGGCCAGTTAGAGTTAGAGTCGGTTTTCTCTGTTTTTCTGTCAGTTGCTCGCGCGGCACGATCTAGCACAGCTTTAACGGATCGTGGCACGCTTAGTTAGCGGCCTTAATGGCCATGTTCTTGTCTAGTTTTTCTATATAAGCAATAGGTCACAACAGAAAACGCTGCATCGTTTGAGCAGCACAAAACACAGCGAGCCGAGTTCAGACTTCTGGAAATTCAGTTACTGTAGCAAGCCCGAAAAACACCTGATTTtcgtcagagagagagagagagagagagcagtgaGCTGAGAGCCTCCGATTGCGTGATCTCCAACACATTTGTAGAACTGTTACTGATCAGCGTCACTACTTCCATGAGGTATCTATGTCCATTAGACCTCTAAAAACTTCAAGCCACAAATAGGAGCATATCAAAGTGTTGTTATCTCAagtaaaaaaaactagccattgtgATGAACTAGTATATCTCACGGTATAGAATATACTGATGCAACTAATCATACAACTGGGAGCTTGCACTTCACGAAACATAGATTTCTGTGAGGCAACCGCAAGGTAACATAACATAATACACAGAGAAGGAAAGCATGGGGGTACACTTCGGCATTGTTTTCGATCTACCGAATTGCTAAAATGCTAGAAGAGAAAATTCTTTTACTTGATGACAAGAATATTGTTCTGCGTCAATCCCTTGCCAGAGATTGGGGTACTCCGGTGACAATCTCCACTCCCCATCAACCAAGAATTTGATCTCATACCTTCAGAAGGCATATAGTGAATTTACTTACATTTTTTGTAAGATAAAAGTGAATTTACTTACATGAATAATGAACATGATCAGCATGGAGAAACTGACAAAACTAACCTCCCAGGTCTTAGATTCAGAGTCGCAGAGAATCTTGCATAGTCACCTGAATACTCCATGGACAATGCCTCACCCTGGGACCAGCCGTCGAAAGAGCCCATAATTTGCACATTCTGAtgtgcaaacatacataaacacGGTGTGTAAGAACTAAACAAAAAAGACCATGAGGACAATAGCAGACACATGACAATGTAATTTTaagctgaaaaaaaaactatatcttGCTGCACAATAATTTCTGTACCCATATAACAATAAAATTTACTTACCTCAGCCATGCCGACCCAGTAGACAGAAATTTCTTGGGGTTTTAAAGAGTCAACATCCTTTATCTGTTCCATAACCTTATCGTGAACAGCTGTAGGAAAACAGATATTATTTCTCAGCAAATTTCAatgttaattcaatttgaagCATTACACGCTTGTTGCGAGAACTTACCTTCTAACCTGGAGAGAAGATAAGATTGAATATATTTTCCATTTATCTTCCTAGACCCTGACCGAACATCAGAATTAGCAATCTCTTCAGCTAGGCCAACCAGAGCCTGTTGACATCAATGAAAGCGTGAAGATGTACAAAAGTATAAACAATAGTTTGAGTAAAAACATCATCAATAATGTTGATCACTTATATACTCATCATACAAGATTTGAACAAAACCAGGAATGAAAACATCGCTTTAGGTCCAGTTCTAAAAATGACAAATAAAGGACATTGCAATATTATCCTCTCCGTTAGTGGCAGCAACAGAAAATACTATTCGAGTTTGATATGATTATAGGAAGTACTTGTATGCCACAAACAGAACAAGGTAAGTTGACTGACCAGCGAAAAAAACCGGAACCGGCTCTCTGACGCAGAGGAAGTCAGGGAGCGTAACTTTGCTCCGTACTGTAGCAACGAACAGTTTTAACGCTAACCAATAAACAGTAACCCATGACCAATATTCCTGCGAACAGTAACCTGCAGTAGTAAAACAATgtaaaacactgttcatccaaGCTCAGTACGATGTTCATTCACTGTTCCCCGTGACTTGACTCCTCTGCATTAGAGGAGCcggttaaaaaaaatagtaaacaCAGTATTTTAAGAACTGAATTTTGGTATAGTTGTATCATCTTAATGtataagagttaataaaatttTACTATAAAAAACTGATGACAAACGTCGGAGGTGTCGGTTATGACGGGGAAATGAGTGGCACGTCGTCACCACATGGCTCTCTCCGCCGCCTGCCATCGCACTCGACGCCATGGACGGGGCGCACATGCTCCTTCGGAGCCAACACCAGGAGCAACGCGTGTGCTGGGAAGGCAGATCTATGCACACGCGCATCAATACTATATCCTAACGGTGGAGGAATTGGCGTCCTCTCAGGGGCGCTGCTACTGCAACAGTGGGCCTAAGTACgtatacgtgtatatatatgtatacatatatatctatacatatatatgtacatgcatatgtataggtatacatatatatatatatatatgtatacatacatatgtaaatttctttttcaaaaattctaaaaaaatatcgaaatgaatattatttacattaataaatcaactgaaaaaatctaaaatgcaaagaaaaatatctaaaactcaaaaagatatgaattttttttaggttaatattactttcacctacatgttaaaactatgtgcatgcataaaagtactattgttttctctataattaatttaatgtgtttaacattaataattttataaataaatattgaaatgtataaaatttgtaaacttaattttttagctttttttatCGTGCTTTAcacagtaaaataaaaatagatacgGTGTATATAAACTAATTTGCTTGGGATGGGGCTCCATTGGGAACCAGATGTGTCCTCTCCACCACTGATCTCGTGGACCGTGCTCGCCTCCGAAGTGCCGCTACTCCTGCCCCCCGGCTGCTCTCGCTTGTCTGCTCGTGACGCAAGTAGGTGTTGATATTCCTTGTCAGCGGTAAGGTCGCCGAGCAGTCCATTTGGATCCCGTGCCCTTCCATTGTTCGTTCTTTTTGTTTGCAAGAACTCACACGCAGCCGGTGCCTGGTAAAGGAGTGGAAGcaaggatttttttaataatagtatTTAATGGAAGATtgtaaaaaaagtttaaaaatgaaaaattaataaatagatGCCAATCGGCAATCAAAATACCGATATCTCATGTGACACACACGTGACCGTAGGAAAATAACCTGTCAACCTGTTGATACTCCGTGTAACAATAGGTCCCGCTCTGCAGACCAACATAAGTGCCAATATGTCTCACTTTGCAGACCAATAAGAGTATCGATAGGTCCTATGTAACCACTTATCGACACTTAGATTGCTGATAGGCCTTCCCGTAAGGCCAACAGTCTTCGTGGCGTCGAGATAGGCACccacctatttttacaatttttcatttttgaatttttttttgtaatttttcattaaaatactattattaaaaaaaatcgaagCAACGGGATGAGTGGCGACAAGCTTCCTGGAGACACAATTGTTTTTTGCTTTCCTTTTTTCCC
This genomic interval carries:
- the LOC133923266 gene encoding LOW QUALITY PROTEIN: protein PTST, chloroplastic-like (The sequence of the model RefSeq protein was modified relative to this genomic sequence to represent the inferred CDS: deleted 1 base in 1 codon); the protein is MASSYCSQEYWSWVTVYWLALKLFVATVRSKVTLPDFLCVREPVPALVGLAEEIANSDVRSGSRKINGKYIQSYLLSRLEAVHDKVMEQIKDVDSLKPQEISVYWVGMAENVQIMGSFDGWSQGEALSMEYSGDYARFSATLNLRPGRYEIKFLVDGEWRLSPEYPNSGKGLTQNNILVIK
- the LOC133920716 gene encoding protein NLP3-like; this translates as MVMEVEADMERVLERFDLILDRDGRRNSCGTGSDLSRSGGGGAAGEEGGGGVVKERIARALRIYKEEEEADVDGERGGVLVQVWAPARDGDRRVLATRGQPFVLAPPQCHRLFQYRTVSLTHAFPVGGAGVPGERGLPGRVFDAGAPEWTPNVQYYGSGEYARISYALIYDIQAALALPILDPDTGSCLAVLELVMTSPRLRFAAVVDKLSKALQAVALRSSEICCPPPEICNDEAADQRAMSGISELLTTVCEAHRLPLAQTWVRCKRCNPDTRRGAALTAEGAPFHLADEGVRGFRDACAEHHLRSGRGGLVEEADAARKPRFCADVTRYSMDAYPLAHHARFCGLVSCLAVSVQLWRDDDASMDGGHGREECVLEFFLPPDCRDGAAQKGMVEAVVATIMERFGNGDLKAIAISGLQDLNFEIVADGECVVRPDRVIVADTHELELNEHGGDKKDSDEEDVHLAAAVGSADIEAPKMNNGEQKEGENPRSRVGKKKKKKGKRKGEKTVSLEELQRYFSGSLKDAATSLGVSPTTMKRICRQHGISRWPFRKIAKANRSLDKIKHVFESVQYSSKPMAAAASQQAAAVAVARRPPALPCLSSALGVASSQGSCQEPPPLKNTALRTPLRGGDAWVVTVKASYRGDIIRFRVPCSAGVAAVKMEVAKRLGLEASSFYVKYLDDDNEWVLLSCDADFQECLDVVPALSAASSSGSGAAQPVVRLMVQEVADIHGSSCGSSD